A stretch of Mesoplodon densirostris isolate mMesDen1 chromosome 7, mMesDen1 primary haplotype, whole genome shotgun sequence DNA encodes these proteins:
- the ZP1 gene encoding LOW QUALITY PROTEIN: zona pellucida sperm-binding protein 1 (The sequence of the model RefSeq protein was modified relative to this genomic sequence to represent the inferred CDS: inserted 7 bases in 5 codons; substituted 1 base at 1 genomic stop codon) gives MGVPVCEGPQGLYGQEDEFGNPSGVNSCSIRYHXVTAEPQGPAVFSANYKDCHVLEKDGRSHLRVFTEAVLPSGXTLICLKPDHTWTPDSHLAPPTTFSLPAPHLPGYPLTQEQCQVTSRHIPRTVRRSSKEAXSAGCCHDNTREGPCYYGNTATVQCFRNSHFVLVVSQETALVCRTLINVHLVCTAPQLLPNQEAGSSVVSTASPLTCCDTTVQVEWAPLCIQQNQLVSNIGIWMGPQGSIMWDGTFRLHIHCVFNASDFLPLQASLFPPPXPATVTQFSPLRLQLQIAADKAFSSYHREGDHPIVGLLQESDPMEVWLLQRTDPILVLVLHQHWAAPSAPSPLPPSPSWTLAPRGPAGDHSEARVPPACSPSAKRGSVDLGWVPHPVSLPQCFSPTAPSQPRALTLFSSHQVYFLCGTSACCPSGLKTYSTTCNSGATGRQCASGHHNDIARPRXMASSPGPLGFEDSYRWESTLEPAGSTMSCNPRPLLWVILLLLAVALVXGVGVFVDLSQAKPRSSWKATEGEQAE, from the exons ATGGGGGTGCCCGTCTGTGAGGGGCCCCAGGGTCTCTATGGCCAGGAAG ATGAATTTGGGAACCCGTCTGGGGTGAACAGCTGCTCCATCCGCTATC GGGTGACCGCCGAGCCCCAGGGGCCCGCGGTCTTTTCTGCCAATTACAAAGACTGCCATGTGCTGGAGAAG GATGGGCGCTCCCACCTGAGGGTGTTCACGGAAGCTGTGCTGCCCAGTGG CACTCTGATCTGTCTCAAACCTGATCACACCTGGACTCCAGACTCCCACCTGGCACCACCCACCACATTCTCACTTCCTGCCCCTCATCT CCCTGGGTACCCTCTGACTCAGGAACAGTGCCAGGTGACCTCCAGGCACATCCCCCGCACAGTGAGAAGAAGTTCAAAGGAAG CGTCAGCTGGCTGCTGTCATGACAACACCAGAGAGGGTCCCTGTTACTATGGCAACACAG CGACTGTCCAGTGCTTCAGAAACAGTCACTTCGTCCTGGTGGTGTCCCAAGAAACAGCCTTGGTGTGCAGGACACTGATCAATGTCCACCTGGTCTGCACCGCCCCCCAGCTGCTCCCCAACCAGGAGGCGGGGTCCTCCGTGGTCTCCACGGCTAGCCCTCTCACCTGCTGTGACACCACAGTCCAGGTAGAGTGGGCGCCACTCTG CATCCAGCAGAACCAGCTGGTGTCCAACATCGGCATCTGGATGGGGCCACAGGGTTCCATCATGTGGGACGGCAC CTTCAGGCTTCACATCCACTGTGTCTTCAATGCCAGTGACTTCCTGCCCCTCCAGGCGTCCCTCTTTCCTCCCCC TCCAGCCACTGTGACCCAGTTCAGCCCCCTGCGGCTCCAGCTGCAGATCG CTGCAGACAAGGCTTTCAGCTCCTACCACAGGGAGGGGGACCACCCTATTGTGGGGCTGCTTCAAGAGTCTGACCCCATGGAGGTCTGGCTCCTGCAGAGGACAGACCCCATTCTGGTCCTGGTGCTGCACCAGCACTGGGCCGCTCCCAGTGCCCCTTCACCGTTGCCACCTTCACCCTCCTGGACACTGGCTCCTAGAGGGCCCGCGGGGGACCACTCAGAAGCACGTGTTCCTCCTGCCTGCTCCCCATCCGCTAAGCGGGG CAGTGTGGACCTGGGCTGGGTTCCACACCCCGTGTCCCTGCCTCAGTGCTTCTCGCCCACGGCTCCAAGCCAGCCCCGTGCCTTGACCTTATTCTCATCCCACCAGGTTTACTTCCTCTGCGGCACCTCTGCCTGCTGCCCCTCAGGCCTGAAGACTTACTCGACTACATGTAACTCTGGGGCTACAG GACGGCAGTGCGCCTCAGGTCACCACAATGACATTGCCAGGCCCA GCATGGCGAGCTCTCCCGGGCCACTGGGCTTTGAGGATTCCTACAGGTGGGAGTCTACGCTGGAGCCTGCAG GCTCCACCATGAGCTGCAACCCAAGGCCTCTCCTCTGGGTAATTCTTTTGCTGTTGGCTGTTGCCCTGGTCTGAGGGGTTGGCGTCTTTGTGGACCTGAGCCAGGCCAAGCCCAGAAGCTCCTGGAAGGCAACAGAAGGTGAACAGGCTGAATAG
- the PTGDR2 gene encoding prostaglandin D2 receptor 2, whose protein sequence is MSANVTMKPLCPLLEQMSRLQSHSNSSIRYIDHASVLLHGLASLLGLVENGLILFVVGCCMRQTVVTTWVLHLALSDLLATASLPFFTYFLAVGHSWELGTTFCKLHSSIFFLNMFASGFLLSAISLDRCVQVLRPVWAQNHRTVAVAHRVCLALWALAVLNTVPYFIFRDTIPRVDGRIMCYYNVLLLNPGPDRDATCNSRQMGLAVSKFLLAFAVPLAIIAASHVAVSVHLRHRGSRRPGRFVRLVAAVVAAFALCWGPYHVFSVLEGRAHADPALRPLVWRGLPFVSSLAFINSVVNPLLYVFTCPDVLRKLRRSLRSVLESVLVDDSELGGGGSSRRRRRASSTNNTSASSFSLGGRRVSPLGPAGLLGWLRGGRAAPPQRDRARSEDERGPLNRALRTTSA, encoded by the coding sequence ATGTCGGCCAACGTCACGATGAAACCCCTGTGTCCCCTCCTGGAGCAGATGAGCCGCCTCCAAAGCCACAGCAACTCCAGCATCCGCTACATTGACCACGCGTCTGTGCTGCTGCATGGGCTGGCCTCGCTGCTGGGCCTGGTGGAGAACGGACTCATCCTCTTCGTCGTGGGCTGCTGCATGCGCCAGACCGTGGTCACCACCTGGGTGCTGCACCTGGCACTGTCTGACCTGCTGGCCACTGCCTCCCTGCCTTTCTTCACCTACTTCCTGGCCGTGGGCCACTCCTGGGAGCTGGGCACCACCTTCTGCAAGCTGCACTCCTCCATCTTCTTCCTCAACATGTTCGCCAGCGGCTTCCTGCTCAGCGCCATCAGTCTGGACCGCTGCGTGCAGGTACTGCGGCCCGTGTGGGCGCAGAACCACCGCACGGTGGCCGTGGCCCACAGGGTATGCCTGGCGCTCTGGGCCCTGGCCGTGCTCAACACCGTGCCCTACTTCATCTTCCGGGACACCATCCCGCGGGTGGACGGGCGTATCATGTGCTACTACAACGTGCTGCTCCTGAACCCCGGGCCCGACCGCGATGCCACGTGCAACTCGCGCCAGATGGGCCTGGCCGTCAGCAAGTTCCTGCTGGCCTTCGCGGTGCCGCTGGCCATCATCGCCGCGAGCCACGTGGCCGTGAGCGTGCATCTGCGCCACCGCGGCAGCCGGCGGCCCGGCCGCTTCGTGCGCCTGGTGGCGGCAGTGGTGGCGGCCTTCGCGCTCTGCTGGGGGCCCTACCACGTGTTCAGCGTGCTGGAGGGGCGCGCGCACGCGGACCCGGCGCTGCGGCCGCTCGTGTGGCGCGGGCTGCCGTTCGTCAGCAGCCTGGCCTTCATCAACAGCGTGGTCAACCCGCTGCTCTACGTGTTCACCTGCCCCGACGTGCTGCGCAAGCTGAGGCGCTCGCTGCGGAGCGTGCTGGAGAGCGTGCTGGTGGACGACAGCGAGCTGGGAGGCGGGggcagcagccgccgccgccgccgcgcctcCTCCACCAACAACACCTCTGCCTCCTCCTTCTCGCTGGGCGGCCGCCGCGTGTCCCCGCTCGGGCCCGCAGGCCTGCTCGGCTGGCTGCGGGGTGGCCGCGCGGCGCCTCCGCAGAGGGACCGGGCCCGATCCGAGGACGAGCGGGGCCCCCTGAACCGGGCGCTGCGCACCACCTCGGCGTAG